A single window of Lutzomyia longipalpis isolate SR_M1_2022 chromosome 1, ASM2433408v1 DNA harbors:
- the LOC129787941 gene encoding serine/arginine repetitive matrix protein 2-like has protein sequence MEDQIIEVEVVSVDPDFDFDSLEREEICVDYVEEEDPNVEVMNILAQVNNSIQEENERIERDLVGNLTTPSKRTHKKSFSLPASPTFDFPDDINLSISLDDINIDGNLDASLSDKADDFNLLEWLHADADKVKTAKKTKQSRGKDLSLVRAELEKERKKEKLKDVRKVKRPTRKNHQRRKKADSDSEDNVDVVSTKSRIQKDPTWCPAGTAAKSTTKTAGEKPKQTRGKNDLSSMKMKFLAANPIPMANKKRKEIHNSAQKQKQMDDHDYCTSRNGITTGMAPKVAPKDKCHRNVLEILKEKPQRAVDRSWRMGNGDMMTYVGKEVVVETEDNRKGESGRKQGKGESLLKPLSERIEKSAEVVQKQPTNPLRFIRKDPIPESKPNIPYRDPILVAKEKALRIRERKRAKALKMLDEEVKAKSASIMPILPLAEMTGMRLQEDAAKSPLTDSQGAKDKHLSSEYEEIVIVSMGCNTEVSIPPKLESDTNLLHKSSLLSKIPENIIKATPISSNSLLFSIQDMMLKKRNPGNASGIVSPRCAVSPPNGASPDKPEGANDASVSEHGEDKVIMHLRKDRIRPTMVTVSIQTEFQGNFSPIANPIKTRRRSSSTDSSSSSSSSSSSSSSSSSSSASSEKSSYGRVSHHRTRHYRSRSRSRKIRRSYRSPSGSSRSPTPNLRRTRSRSRNTRSRSRDTRSRSYDRRSHSLERRSRSRDRHMSYQKRSRNPRKTSPEERRIVYVGKLEEELTKDDLKRKFLSYGPITKVTLHYKEITRMRYGFVTFERARDAYNAIDSGSKNPNLSHYDISFGGRRAFCRASYSDLDNMAPSFYGSRDYYMPPMDVGVPVLAAARPSYGHESFDSLLQSFKRKVNPWEILVVIMVGTRSKNAVRAGGVTKSGKSAAPAKALKIKLPRKVKIAEVLTEQVRLVPSDAVAKRTRGQGKSAQTDTQKKSRVATTVSIESEAQEDGVRAITERNIRNKKKIEARKSGVKTRSKTAATVTKAAASVEPPKRSRRRKAAEEPIPEVSAPKTRKKAVKREMKEENDSQKPGPSRKTRKVKETENNEVVESKEEEPSGRPKRKAALANNLVKSPPKTKKKAATGVKTEDSAPKTRKKGKETKETKEEDTKTSKNEKIDNETSQTAKIGKIAKRNQGKLKATAAKQKKQVRIEEEPPQEKEMSQDEADLSDKENFENSRNASKSSNTSGEKKPIYKIVDAKPSNVPMEQLIVEDEQNAGASDMDVYSFELSQNGNEKKKKKKRKVLVAKHNVKKLKKPKMWDSKDLKKMQKKKSAAVQRADKLKSIPAHILEKIKGKELLKQSLMQSSTPFKDSTNILKNNNIEKQMSPIVSGIGVLSSQDESVQDDDNDTAQDFPVEPENDPPQQSLPGNNEDTRAIAEPQPWRNDESIHLPTTSHIKHSGKGFLPTYSSDMIVKATPRKPKPSPKVPQAAASPAQWDKTYNVKSNSEAEQDTNYTIENYFGFDSDAPIEVNMEVAKKHDEEALEKERERVRKLVPAKKPPRPTVELRKERPQRAVAQEPVPSTSKSPVKETSLPENLFLSQEPEEPRRNYSRPKKTKAIESEDELDAAEEAPVKKKGTKEGRKKYKSKTTVSKKDQKQLEELEEFYTSFNEECAEVEKFELIIEPEKEDTP, from the exons ATGGAGGATCAGATAATTGAAGTGGAAGTAGTATCAGTAGATCCAGactttgattttgattcgcTAGAACGAGAAGAAATTTGTGTGGATTATGTCGAGGAAGAGGATCCCAATGTGGAGGTCATGAATATCTTGGCTCAAGTAAATAATTCGATTCAGGAGGAAAATGAACGTATTGAACGAGATCTTGTGGGGAATCTCACTACCCCGTCGAAGAGAACTCACAAGAAGTCCTTCTCCCTTCCTGCCTCACCAACATTTGATTTTCCGGATGACATCAATTTGAGCATTAGCCTGGATGACATCAATATCGATGGCAATTTGGATGCATCTCTCAGTGACAAGGCAGATGATTTCAATCTCCTCGAATGGCTTCACGCGGATGCGGATAAAGTGAAGACagcaaagaaaacaaaacagaGCCGAGGGAAGGATCTCAGTCTGGTGCGGGCAGAATTGGAGAAGGAGCGCAAGAAGGAGAAGTTAAAAGATGTGAGGAAAGTTAAAAGACCCACGAGAAAGAATCATCAACGCCGCAAAAAAGCGGATTCAGACAGTGAGGACAATGTGGATGTTGTGTCAACAAAGTCTCGGATACAGAAGGATCCAACGTGGTGCCCCGCAGGGACTGCAGCAAAATCTACCACGAAAACTGCTGGAGAGAAGCCAAAACAGACTCGTGGGAAGAATGATTTGAGTtcgatgaaaatgaaatttttagctGCCAATCCTATTCCCATGGCAAATAAGAAACGCAAGGAAATCCACAATTCCGCTCAGAAGCAAAAACAAATGGATGATCATGACTACTGCACGTCCCGGAATGGTATAACCACCGGAATGGCGCCAAAAGTTGCACCGAAAGACAAATGCCATCGCAATGTTCTCGAAATATTGAAGGAGAAACCCCAGCGGGCTGTGGATCGTTCCTGGAGAATGGGAAATGGTGATATGATGACGTACGTGGGGAAGGAAGTTGTTGTGGAGACGGAAGACAACCGGAAAGGTGAAAGTGGACGGAAACAAGGCAAGGGAGAAAGTTTGTTGAAACCCCTTAgcgaaagaattgaaaaatctgCTGAAGTTGTGCAAAAACAGCCAACAAACCCGCTGAGATTTATTCGAAAAGACCCAATTCCCGAATCCAAACCGAATATTCCTTATCGTGATCCCATCCTTGTGGCAAAGGAGAAGGCTCTGCGGATACGTGAAAGGAAACGCGCTAAAGCTCTCAAAATGCTCGATGAGGAGGTGAAGGCTAAAAGTGCTTCCATAATGCCAATTTTACCTTTAGCAGAAATGACTGGGATGCGTTTGCAGGAGGATGCTGCAAAATCCCCCCTAACAGACTCACAGGGTGCAAAGGATAAGCACCTTTCGAGTGAATATGAGGAAATTGTAATTGTTTCAATGGGGTGCAATACGGAAGTGAGTATTCCCCCGAAGCTAGAGTCTGACACGAATCTCCTGCATAAATCCTCCCTCTTATCCAAAATCCCAGAAAATATCATCAAAGCAACACCCATTTCGAGCAATTCTCTCCTGTTTAGCATTCAGGATATGATGCTGAAGAAGCGCAATCCGGGAAATGCTTCGGGAATTGTATCGCCACGGTGTGCAGTCTCACCACCAAATGGGGCATCACCGGATAAGCCTGAGGGGGCAAATGATGCATCCGTGAGTGAACACGGAGAGGATAAGGTGATAATGCACCTGCGAAAGGATCGAATTCGCCCCACAATGGTCACGGTGTCCATTCAGACGGAATTTCAGGGCAATTTCTCTCCCATTGCCAACCCCATTAAAACCCGAAGACGCTCATCTTCGACAgattcctcctcctcctcatcGTCATCGTCGtcatcttcatcttcatcttcCTCATCATCTGCATCCTCAGAGAAATCATCCTACGGCAGAGTAAGTCACCATCGTACGCGACACTATCGATCAAGATCGCGATCACGAAAAATTAGGCGATCGTACAGAAGTCCTTCGGGGAGTAGTCGATCACCAACACCGAATCTACGGAGGACACGTTCACGATCGAGAAATACGCGCTCACGATCGAGAGATACGCGATCGCGTTCGTATGATCGAAGATCGCATTCACTTGAACGGAGATCTCGATCGCGAGATAGGCACATGTCCTACCAGAAGAGATCGAGGAATCCGCGGAAAACTTCACCAG aagAGAGACGCATCGTGTATGTGGGAAAACTCGAAGAGGAACTCACGAAAGATGATCTCAAGAGGAAGTTCCTGTCCTATGGACCAATTACGAAAGTCACGTTGCATTATAAAGAAATAACCAG AATGAGGTATGGATTTGTGACTTTTGAGAGAGCACGAGATGCATACAATGCTATAGATAGTGGTTCAAAGAACCCCAACTTATCTCACTATGATATCAGTTTCGGCGGAAGGAGAGCCTTCTGTCGGGCTTCCTATTCGGACTTGG ACAATATGGCTCCAAGTTTCTACGGATCGAGAGATTACTACATGCCACCAATGGATGTGGGTGTTCCGGTTCTTGCTGCTGCACGTCCCAGCTATGGGCATGAGAGTTTCGATAGTTTGTTGCAGTCATTCAAGAGGAAAGTAAATCCTTG gGAAATTCTTGTGGTGATTATGGTGGGAACACGCAGTAAAAATGCGGTTCGTGCGGGTGGAGTAACAAAGTCCGGGAAATCTGCTGCCCCCGCAAAGGCCCTGAAGATAAAGTTGCCTCGGAAAGTAAAGATTGCGGAAGTTCTAACAGAGCAAGTTAGACTTGTTCCTAGCGATGCTGTGGCAAAGAGAACCCGCGGACAGGGAAAGTCTGCACAGACGGATACACAGAAGAAATCCAGGGTCGCTACGACTGTCTCGATAGAATCGGAAGCTCAAGAAGATGGTGTGCGTGCAATTACGGAGAGGAATATAaggaataagaagaagattgAGGCAAGAAAGTCTGGTGTTAAGACGAGAAGTAAGACTGCTGCAACTGTGACGAAAGCTGCCGCTTCGGTGGAACCTCCCAAACGATCAAGGCGAAGGAAGGCAGCGGAGGAACCAATTCCGGAGGTTTCCGCGCCAAAAACACGAAAGAAAGCCGTCAAGAGGGAAATGAAGGAGGAGAATGATTCTCAAAAACCAGGACCAAGTAGGAAGAcaagaaaagtgaaagaaacGGAAAATAATGAAGTTGTTGAGTCGAAGGAGGAAGAACCTTCTGGAAGACCAAAAAGGAAGGCAGCACTGGCGAATAATCTTGTTAAATCGCCTCCTAAGACAAAGAAGAAGGCTGCAACGGGTGTAAAAACGGAAGATTCGGCACCGAAAACAAGGAAAAAGGGTAAAGAGACAAAGGAGACAAAGGAAGAAGACACGAAGACAtcaaaaaatgagaagattgACAATGAAACATCCCAAACTGCTAAAATCGGGAAGATTGCCAAGAGAAATCagggaaaattgaaagcaaCTGCTGCTAAGCAAAAGAAACAAGTTCGTATTGAAGAAGAACCTCCACAGGAGAAAGAAATGAGTCAAGATGAGGCAGATTTATCGGACAAGGAAAACTTTGAGAATAGCAGGAATGCGTCCAAATCCTCAAATACAAGTGGTGAGAAGAAGCCAATCTACAAGATTGTCGATGCAAAGCCATCCAACGTTCCAATGGAGCAGCTAATTGTGGAGGATGAGCAGAATGCTGGTGCATCAGATATGGATGTCTATTCGTTTGAATTGAGTCAAAATGggaatgagaagaagaaaaagaagaagagaaaggtTCTTGTTGCAAAGCACAATgtgaagaagttgaagaaaCCCAAAATGTGGGATAGTAAGGATTTGAAGAAGATGCAGAAGAAGAAGTCTGCTGCAGTGCAGAGGGCtgataaattgaaatcaattcCGGCTCATATTTTGGAGAAGATCAAGGGGAAGGAGCTTCTGAAGCAATCTCTCATGCAATCATCCACACCCTTCAAGGATTCCACAAATATATTGAAGAACAACAATATTGAGAAGCAAATGTCTCCAATAGTGTCCGGAATCGGCGTACTCAGCTCTCAAGATGAGTCAGTTCAGGATGATGACAATGACACAGCACAGGACTTTCCTGTAGAACCAGAAAATGACCCACCACAGCAAAGTCTTCCAGGAAACAATGAGGATACGCGTGCAATTGCAGAGCCACAACCTTGGCGAAATGACGAATCTATTCATCTTCCAACAACGTCTCACATTAAACATTCCGGAAAGGGCTTTCTGCCCACATATTCCAGTGATATGATCGTCAAAGCTACTCCACGGAAGCCCAAACCAAGCCCTAAAGTACCTCAAGCTGCAGCATCTCCTGCTCAATGGGACAAAACATACAATGTGAAATCAAATTCAGAGGCAGAGCAGGACACAAACTACACCATTGAAAATTACTTTGGCTTCGATTCAGATGCCCCAATTGAGGTGAATATGGAAGTTGCAAAAAAGCACGATGAGGAGGCACTTGAGAAGGAACGTGAACGTGTGCGGAAACTCGTACCGGCAAAGAAGCCTCCTCGCCCAACTGTTGAACTTCGCAAGGAGAGACCACAGCGTGCTGTGGCTCAGGAACCAGTGCCATCCACATCGAAGTCTC
- the LOC129786111 gene encoding N(4)-(Beta-N-acetylglucosaminyl)-L-asparaginase-like: MKMISLIVLFFAQYFLSVTHASVPLVINTWNFREANYQAWKALYMEGRTALDALVSGCGVCEIRQCDGSVGFGGSPDELGNTSLDAMIMDGRTMNVGAVANVRNVKNAIGVARHVLEYTRHTLLAGDQVSDFAKEMGFPLESLQTPASRQQWQNWLNNSCQPNFWVNVVPDARSSCGPYEPMCKNSVEDCIEPGNREDFNIGPDNHDTIGMIVIDKNGHIVAGTSTNGATHKIPGRVGDSPIAGAGAYADDTVGAAAATGDGDIMMRFLPSLLAVEDMRRGVEPKQAAENAMRRIVQHYPTFSGALIAATKDGRYGASCFGMKEFPYTVIDEDFNRRTTTLHAECFTID, translated from the exons ATGAAGATGATCAgcttaattgttttattttttgcccAATACTTTTTATCCGTCACACATGCCTCTGTACCTTTAGTGATAAATACATGGAATTTCCGGGAAGCCAATTATCAAg catggaAAGCCCTTTATATGGAGGGTAGAACGGCTCTGGATGCTCTTGTTTCCGGATGTGGTGTCTGTGAAATTCGTCAATGTGATGGCTCAGTGGGATTTGGAGGGAGTCCCGATGAATTGGGCAACACAAGTCTCGATGCAATGATCATGGACGGACGTACAATGAATGTGGGAGCAGTTGCCAATGTGAGGAACGTGAAGAATGCCATTGGAGTTGCTCGACATGTTCTCGAATACACCCGTCATACCCTCCTGGCTGGAGATCAAGTTTCGGATTTTGCAAAGGAAATGGGTTTCCCTTTGGAATCTCTGCAAACTCCAGCATCGCGCCAGCAGTGGCAGAATTGGCTGAATAACAGTTGTCAACCAAACTTCTGGGTG AATGTTGTTCCGGATGCCAGAAGTTCGTGTGGCCCCTATGAGCCAATGTGCAAAAATTCCGTTGAAGATTGCATTGAACCAGGTAATCGGGAAGATTTCAACATTGGGCCAGATAATCACGACACCATTGGAATGATAGTAATTGATAAGAATGGCCATATAGTCGCGGGAACATCTACAAATGGAGCAACACACAAAATTCCTGG ACGTGTAGGAGACTCCCCAATTGCTGGTGCTGGAGCTTATGCAGATGATACGGTgggtgctgctgctgcaactGGTGATGGTGATATCATGATGCGATTTTTACCATCGCTCCTTGCTGTTGAGGATATGAGGAGGGGTGTAGAACCAAAACAAGCTGCAGAGAATGCTATGCGTCGTATAGTTCAACACTATCCCACATTTTCTGGTGCTCTCATTGCTGCTACAAAAGATGGTAGATACGGAGCTTCTTGCTTTGGAATGAAGGAGTTTCCCTACACTGTCATTGATGAGGATTTCAACAGGAGAACCACAACACTTCATGCTGAATGCTTCACTATAGATTGA
- the LOC129786069 gene encoding zinc finger protein OZF-like, with amino-acid sequence MGSLENPLIQCHAIRDLLKRIDRIYGELIDHENTLPKCEICWENRTEFVSVKTQLYLIVQESNLSCEKESRDILYSNEFEDDADTVDPVTMVVVKEEQKTEIEDDDDTQQNDMDDDRDNEWNPWENKKSTTTKKTKRCKKVARKSTAAKEETSNAASSDSTKKQFECGYCSSVFNQKSQIISHMRLHVKNFSKVKTKSTVAKTLENSEDRTCKICQKRVHTLSGLKRHMKFHEKKKESEPPVKSDNQEAQYPCDICQKGFRYAGALDRHKEFRDSAHLVCDMCNEKFCTNSDLMNHQRIVHKINSSFQCRYCDEQFNNFRLIIKHHKLNHPTELAPESPFLCEMCGAVMMDQRDLNYHMRRLHESKRFKCDMCRRTFRLQTELKEHQRIHIPISQLKDLYECDVCPKKFRIKSSLLKHKKLHTGQTVEMFCTVCRKRFINANSLELHMAKHANEGPRFKCECGKTFTKLKYLNQHRKDDHNIFTHLMLNPKSKKKC; translated from the coding sequence atgggTTCTTTGGAGAATCCTCTAATTCAGTGTCACGCCATTCGGGATTTATTGAAGAGAATAGACAGGATCTACGGGGAGCTCATTGATCATGAAAATACTTTgccaaaatgtgaaatttgttGGGAAAATCGAACGGAGTTTGTTTCCGTAAAAACACAATTATATCTAATTGTTCAGGAGAGCAATTTATCCTGTGAAAAGGAGTCCCGCGATATTTTATATTCCAACGAATTCGAGGATGATGCCGATACCGTTGATCCGGTTACAATGGTGGTCGTCAAGGAGGAGCAGAAAACGGAAATTGAAGACGACGATGATACTCAGCAAAATGACATGGACGACGACAGGGACAATGAATGGAATCCGTgggagaataaaaaatcaacaactACCAAAAAGACGAAGAGATGTAAAAAGGTTGCACGTAAGTCAACTGCTGCAAAGGAGGAAACATCGAATGCAGCATCCAGTGATTCTACTAAAAAGCAATTCGAGTGTGGTTATTGTTCATCAgtatttaatcagaaaagcCAAATCATCTCTCATATGCGCCTCCACGTGAAGAACTTCAGCAAAGTAAAGACAAAGAGTACGGTGGCCAAAACCCTTGAGAACAGTGAAGACAGAACTTGCAAAATCTGCCAGAAGAGAGTTCACACCTTGAGTGGTCTGAAGAGGCATATGAAATTTcatgagaagaagaaagaatccGAACCTCCCGTGAAGTCAGACAATCAAGAGGCTCAATATCCTTGTGATATTTGTCAGAAAGGCTTTCGCTATGCTGGAGCACTTGATAGACATAAAGAGTTTCGAGATAGTGCTCATCTGGTTTGCGATATGTGCAATGAGAAATTCTGCACAAATTCAGACCTCATGAATCACCAACGAATAGTTCACaagataaattcttcatttcaaTGCCGCTACTGCGACGAACAATTTAACAACTTTCGCCTCATCATTAAGCATCACAAATTAAATCATCCAACTGAATTGGCCCCCGAAAGTCCATTTCTCTGTGAAATGTGTGGGGCAGTTATGATGGATCAGAGAGATCTTAATTATCACATGAGGAGACTGCATGAATCAAAGCGCTTCAAATGCGACATGTGCCGGAGAACTTTTCGTTTGCAGACAGAACTGAAGGAACATCAACGAATTCATATTCCAATATCACAGCTTAAGGATCTCTATGAATGCGATGTGTGCCCCAAGAAGTTCCGAATAAAGAGCTCTTTGCTGAAGCACAAGAAGCTACATACTGGACAAACAGTAGAGATGTTCTGTACGGTGTGTCGAAAGCGTTTTATTAATGCAAACAGTTTGGAATTGCATATGGCTAAGCACGCAAATGAGGGACCAAGATTTAAATGTGAATGTGGAAAAACATTCACAAAGCTCAAATACTTGAATCAACATCGCAAGGATGATCACAACATTTTCACACATCTTATGCTTAATCCGAAatctaaaaagaaatgttag
- the LOC129786093 gene encoding zinc finger protein 28 homolog, which yields MGSLENPLVHCCTIRDLLKRITAIHNEIIDHENTLPKCEVCWQNHAEFDSLKAQLFLIVQDTQDNSFTNENETYDMITKHVEEREDLDDDPLTTMIIKEEQQKLEDSPSCGSDVDNEWNTLEEYEEPCEKKLKRERIPCPTCDKSFCQGKWFTNHISRCRELVNNETTKPKDSDDDGKQTRFDCVYCEKMFFKKNEIKIHMQTHIKSLKSTEKDSINDRSTKKIGHTCIVCNKVFSSSNGLKKHEKFHEKRTVKQDLQETPYKCGTCRRFFRNSVMLERHNEYRNRANLICDTCNNQFCTHTDILNHQRTVHKINTSFKCRYCEGQFNNFRLLFRHHKMQHPAEVAPESPYLCDMCGIVMMDPRDLSYHVKTVHESKEFKCDICRKTFGEQTNFEEHQRIHIPISQLQDPYECDTCSKKFRTKRSLEKHRRLHTGEVTEMFCPVCRRRFINEKSLEDHLSKHANEKPRSFKCEVCEKSFTKLKYMNQHRKIDHNIFTNLMLNPKSKKNY from the coding sequence ATGGGTTCCTTAGAAAATCCACTTGTGCATTGCTGCACTATACGTGATTTACTAAAAAGGATAACAGCGATACATAACGAAATAATTGATCATGAAAATACTTTACCAAAATGTGAAGTTTGTTGGCAGAACCACGCTGAGTTTGATTCACTAAAAGCACAATTATTTCTCATTGTGCAGGATACACAAGATAACAGTTTcacaaatgaaaatgaaacttACGATATGATAACAAAACACGTTGAGGAAAGAGAAGATCTCGATGACGACCCTCTTACAACAATGATCATAAAAGAGGAGCAACAAAAGCTTGAAGATAGTCCATCTTGTGGAAGTGATGTGGATAATGAATGGAATACATTGGAAGAATATGAAGAACCATGTGAGAAAAAGCTAAAGAGGGAAAGAATACCCTGCCCTACTTGTGACAAGAGCTTTTGTCAAGGAAAATGGTTTACAAATCACATTAGTCGTTGCAGGGAACTTGTAAACAATGAGACAACGAAACCTAAAGATTCGGATGATGACGGCAAACAGACTAGATTTGATTGTGTTTATTGCGAAAAGatgtttttcaaaaagaatgaaatcaaaattcatatgCAAACTCACatcaaatctttaaaatcaaCGGAAAAAGATTCAATAAATGATAGAAGCACTAAGAAAATTGGCCATACTTGTATCGTCTGCAATAAAGTATTCTCTTCATCGAATGGTTTGAAGAAACACGAGAAATTCCACGAAAAGCGTACAGTGAAACAGGATCTTCAGGAAACACCATATAAATGCGGCACATGCAGAAGATTTTTCCGGAACTCTGTTATGCTTGAGAGGCACAATGAGTATCGTAATAGGGCTAATCTAATTTGCGATACTTGCAACAATcaattttgcacacacacTGATATCCTGAATCACCAGCGAACAGttcacaaaattaatacaTCTTTCAAATGCCGCTACTGTGAGGGGCAGTTCAACAATTTCCGATTACTTTTCCGTCATCATAAAATGCAACATCCTGCGGAAGTAGCTCCAGAAAGTCCATACCTCTGTGATATGTGTGGCATTGTAATGATGGATCCGCGAGATCTCAGCTATCACGTAAAAACCGTTCACGAGTCAAAGGAGTTCAAATGCGATATATGCCGCAAAACCTTTGGAGAACAAACTAATTTTGAGGAACATCAACGTATTCATATTCCGATTTCACAACTACAGGATCCCTATGAATGTGATACATGCTCTAAGAAGTTTCGCACAAAGCGTTCATTGGAGAAGCATAGGCGCCTTCATACTGGAGAAGTAACTGAAATGTTTTGTCCCGTGTGTAGAAGACGTTTCATAAATGAGAAAAGCCTGGAAGATCATCTATCTAAACATGCAAATGAAAAGCCAAGATCATTCAAATGTGAGGTTTGTGAAAAGTCATTCacgaaattaaaatatatgaatCAACATCGTAAGATAGATcataatattttcacaaatttaatGTTGAATCCAAAGTCTaagaagaattattaa
- the LOC129786053 gene encoding zinc finger protein 883-like, whose protein sequence is MGSLENPLVHCHIFRDLLKRIDRIHGELVDHENTLPKCEVCWENHTEFNSIKAQLLIIVQENVLINNEEAHSSLTTSESKEINPVNMVVIKEEQKTESTDDDEVHNSEVDDTDKEWNPWENNTQCINETTKKYKISCPDCLRTFCGRKRLDNHIIFCDKRKHKSEASEMKIKRLEELNNDEQHVKELYECDLCGSEFSAKSQIISHMQCHLKSSKRKTKEDSLKESENLTCHICYKKLNTTSGLKRHIKFHEKKENPGHKFTRSKQKKQYSCEFCKKSFRYVGALERHNEVRDSSKLQCETCNERFCQDTELDNHLRTAHKEKIYFQCLHCEEQFTNFRLIYKHHKVNHPNLLGPTKPFLCDTCGLAMIDSRDLKRHMMIHRGLKPHKCDVCEKTFRLKTEVEQHRRVHIPSSEITEQYACPMCPKKFRTNVTLWRHKRIHTGQVKETICHVCRRRITNPKSLEIHMLKHANEGPRLFKCEDCGRSFNKLKYLNQHRKDAHNILTDLMLNPKPSRKKKI, encoded by the coding sequence aTGGGTTCATTGGAGAATCCACTTGTGCATTGTCATATATTCcgtgatttattaaaaagaatagaCAGGATTCACGGGGAGCTCGTTGACCATGAAAACACTCTGCCAAAATGTGAAGTTTGTTGGGAAAATCACACTGAATTTAATTCCATAAAAGCACAACTTCTTATTATTGTTCAAGAGAATGTCTTAATAAATAATGAGGAGGCACATTCTTCTTTAACGACTTCCGAATCCAAGGAAATAAATCCAGTCAACATGGTAGTTATCAAAGAGGAGCAAAAGACAGAATCCACAGATGATGATGAAGTACATAATAGCGAAGTTGATGATACTGATAAGGAATGGAATCCATGGGAAAACAATACACAATGCATTAACGAAACTActaaaaagtacaaaatttcGTGCCCTGATTGCTTAAGAACATTTTGTGGAAGAAAACGCCTAGACAATCACATCATATTTTGTGacaaaagaaaacacaaaagtgAAGCATcagagatgaaaataaaaagactgGAAGAGCTCAATAATGATGAACAACATGTTAAGGAATTATATGAATGCGATCTCTGTGGCAGTGAATTTTCCGCCAAGAGCCAAATAATTTCCCATATGCAATGTCATTTAAAGTCTTCGAAACGAAAAACCAAGGAGGACTCTCTTAAAGAAAGTGAAAATCTAACATGCCACATTTGCTACAAAAAACTAAATACAACTAGTGGTCTTAAAAGAcacataaaatttcatgaaaagaaggaaaatcctGGTCATAAATTTACGCGGAgtaaacaaaaaaagcaatattcttgtgaattttgcaaaaaatctttccgataTGTTGGAGCGCTGGAAAGACACAATGAAGTACGTGATAGTTCTAAACTTCAGTGTGAAACGTGCAATGAAAGATTTTGTCAGGATACAGAGCTTGATAATCATCTAAGGACAGCTCACAAGGAGAAGATTTATTTCCAATGTCTCCATTGCGAGGAGCAATTCACGAACtttagattaatttataaGCATCACAAAGTAAACCATCCCAACTTATTGGGTCCTACTAAACCCTTTCTATGTGATACGTGTGGCCTTGCAATGATCGATTCGCGGGATCTTAAACGGCATATGATGATCCATCGCGGCCTAAAACCCCATAAATGCGATGTATGTGAAAAGACATTTCGCCTAAAAACGGAAGTTGAACAGCACCGTCGAGTTCACATTCCTAGTTCAGAAATTACAGAACAATACGCATGTCCTATGTGCCCAAAGAAATTCCGCACAAATGTTACTCTCTGGCGACATAAGCGTATTCACACTGGACAAGTGAAGGAAACAATTTGCCATGTATGTCGAAGGCGTATTACAAATCCAAAAAGTCTCGAAATTCACATGCTGAAACATGCAAATGAAGGGCCCAGATTATTTAAATGCGAAGACTGTGGTAGATCATTCAATAaacttaaatatttgaatCAACATCGTAAAGATGCCCACAATATCCTTACAGATTTGATGTTAAATCCAAAACCGTctagaaagaagaaaatatag